A genome region from Triticum aestivum cultivar Chinese Spring chromosome 2B, IWGSC CS RefSeq v2.1, whole genome shotgun sequence includes the following:
- the LOC123045940 gene encoding BTB/POZ domain-containing protein At2g24240, with translation MAARPGAGGRVRFNVGGQAFETTTTTLANAGRDSMLGALLDASWNVPCASAGGEDAAAEYFIDRNPACFAVLLDLLRTGSLHVPPHLPEKLLYREALYYGLLDHVRAARWGTFDGDRLRLASSVPGRAPGDGTAVRAAPDGGCCVAHGGAVHVYNWMLDERRPVSLDHSQVNDVAYLDASTLLIAARERLGKCDGGMAAFSAVSGDLRHRFRVQHDRQAKSFTAGALAFDRDSRIFASCKGRLNEYGIGVWDSATGEQADFFYEPPGCALGDADRLQWLDATNALMVATLFPKTDNCSIGLLDFRDKSVAWSWSDAGTAASLEEKRVLHAIAMEDERSVCVINQYDDLGFLDLRSNPGAVRWSSRSKLMNRKAPGEESCYPKLATHGGQLFSSMNDSISVFSGPEHVLTSTLRRSYGGAICDFSIGGDRLFALHNEENVFDVWETPPPPII, from the coding sequence ATGGCGGCGAGGCCGGGAGCAGGCGGCCGCGTGCGCTTCAACGTGGGCGGGCAGGCGTTCgagaccaccaccaccacgctcgcCAACGCCGGCCGCGACTCCATGCTCGGCGCGCTGCTCGACGCCTCCTGGAATGTGCCCTGCGCATCCGCCGGCGGGGAGGACGCGGCCGCCGAGTACTTCATCGACCGCAACCCGGCGTGCTTCGCGGTGCTGCTCGACCTGCTCCGCACGGGCAGCCTCCACGTCCCGCCGCACCTCCCGGAGAAGCTGCTCTACCGGGAGGCGCTCTACTACGGCCTCCTCGACCACGTCCGCGCCGCGCGCTGGGGGACCTTCGACGGCGACCGCCTGCGCCTCGCGTCCTCCGTGCCCGGCCGCGCCCCCGGGGACGGCACGGCCGTCCGCGCCGCGCCCGACGGCGGCTGCTGCGTCGCGCACGGGGGCGCCGTGCACGTCTACAACTGGATGCTCGACGAGCGCCGCCCCGTCTCGCTCGACCACTCGCAGGTCAACGACGTCGCCTACCTCGACGCGTCCACGCTCCTCATCGCCGCGCGCGAGCGGCTCGGCAAGTGCGACGGCGGGATGGCCGCCTTCTCCGCCGTCTCCGGGGACCTCCGCCACCGATTCCGCGTCCAGCACGACCGCCAGGCGAAGTCCTTCACCGCCGGCGCGCTGGCCTTCGACAGGGACTCGAGGATCTTCGCCAGCTGCAAGGGCCGACTCAATGAGTACGGCATCGGCGTCTGGGACAGCGCCACCGGCGAGCAGGCCGACTTCTTTTACGAGCCACCCGGGTGCGCCCTGGGCGACGCCGACAGGCTCCAGTGGCTGGACGCCACCAACGCGCTCATGGTGGCCACGCTGTTCCCCAAGACGGACAACTGTTCCATCGGCCTCCTGGATTTCCGGGACAAGAGCGTGGCCTGGTCGTGGTCCGACGCCGGCACGGCCGCGTCGCTCGAGGAGAAGCGCGTGCTCCACGCCATCGCCATGGAGGACGAGCGGTCCGTGTGCGTGATCAACCAGTACGACGACCTCGGGTTCCTGGACCTGAGGAGCAACCCCGGCGCCGTGCGGTGGAGCTCCCGGAGCAAGCTGATGAACCGGAAGGCGCCCGGCGAGGAGAGCTGCTACCCGAAGCTGGCGACGCACGGCGGGCAGCTCTTCTCGTCGATGAACGACAGCATCTCCGTGTTCAGCGGGCCCGAGCACGTGCTGACGTCGACGCTGAGGCGGAGCTACGGCGGCGCCATCTGCGACTTCTCCATCGGAGGCGACCGCCTCTTCGCCCTGCACAACGAGGAGAACGTGTTCGACGTCTgggagacgccgccgccgccgatcatCTGA